CCAGCGAACCCACTCGTGCCCGTAGGCCGCCTCCACCTGGGCGATCTCGTTCGTGTGATGAATGGCGATATGATCCACGCCGCCGCAATGGATATCGAACCGATCTCCGAGATAGCGGACCGACATCGCGGAGCACTCGATGTGCCACCCCGGGAACCCGATCCCCCACGGGCTCTCCCACTCCATCAGGCGCTTCTTCTCCTTCGGCGAGAGCTTCCAGAGCGCGAAATCGGTCGGGCTTCTCTTCCCCTCGACCATCTCGATGCGAGCCCCCGCCTGAAGGCCGTCCCGATCGAGGCGCGCGAGCTGTCCATAATCTTTTAACCTCGAAGTATCGAAGTAGATACCGTCCTCGAGGCGATAGGTGAAGCCTCGTTCCTCGAGGCGGCGGACGAGATCGATCTGCTCCGTGATGTGGTCGGTCGCCTTGCACCAGACGTCCGGCTCGAGAACGTGAAGCCGCCGCATGTCCTCGCGGAAAGCGCGCCAATAGAAGTCGGCGATCTCGTGGATCGTCTTCCCCTGTTTCGCGGCGCTCTTCTCCATCTTGTCGTCGCCGGTGTCCGCGTCCGAGACGAGGTGCCCCACGTCGGTCACGTTCATCACGTGTTGAACCTCGTATCCGGCCTCGGTCAGGACGCGCTTCAGCACGTCCTCGAACACGTAGGTCCGCAGGTTCCCGATGTGGGCGTACTGATAGACCGTCGGGCCGCACGTGTAGAGGCCGACCTTTCCCGAATCGAGCGGCTCGAACGGCTCGACCGACCGGGTCATCGTGTTGTAGAGCCGAATCATGATCGCCGTATCCTCGATGAGTTCTTCTCACGCCCCGCCCGGGTCGCGCGCGGCTCGGCCTAGTGGGAGCCCCACACGCCGAGGATCTTCTTGCAGAGGGGGCAGCAGACGACGCGCACCGACTCGTGCCACTTCCCCTTCACCTCGACCAGCCGCTCGAGCATCTTCTCGCAATGCGGGCAGACCGGCCGCATTTCTTCCTTGTCCGTTTTCATCGCCCCCTCCTGCGGGACGGCTTTTCGCTCCCGAGGCGCGCCCGCTTTCCGGCGGCGAACCTCGCGCGGGTTTGGGAGTTCCAACATCAGCGGCCTCCGCCGCTCCCGTCAGTCTAGGTTCGTCCTCGAGGGGTGTCAAGGAACGGCCGGGGAAAGAGCGAGAAACGATTGGGGGCGCGGCCCCCCTGTGGTATATTGCGAAAGCTGTTGGAGAAAAGCGGGGCAACCCGACGATGCGAGCAGGAGACCCGTGAAACGAGACAATCGAGAAGCCGGAGGGCGCGAAGAGGGCGCCCCACGCGGCGAGACCCGCAAAGAACCGGACAAGACAACACGCCCCGCCGAGGATCGCCTCGACGGAACGGTCACCTACGGGCGGAGGTTTGACCTTCTCGTCGCCCTTCTCGTCACGCTGGTGTCGGGAGCGATCTACGTCCTGACGACCGGGCGAGGCTCCCCCTTCTGGGACTGCGGGGAGTTCATCGCCTGCGCGTACATTCTCGGGATCCCGCATCCGCCGGGAGCCGCGCTCTTCGTGATGATGGGGCGCGTGGTCTCCCTCATCCCGTTCGGGGACACCGCGTTCCTCCTGAACCTCTTCTCGTCGGTCTCGAGCGCCCTGGCGGTCGGCTTCGCCGCGCTCGCGCTCGCGCGGGTCCTCCGCCGCATCAGCGGACACGAGAGGACGGCGATCGACTCGGTCGCGATCTACGCGGGAGTCGTCCTCGGCTCCCTCGCGATGGCGTTCGGATCGACCTACTGGTACAACGCCGTGGAGGCGGAGGTCTACGGGCTCACCCTTCTTCTCATCTCGATCCTGGTTTGGCTCACGCTCGTCTGGGCCGAGCGCGCACGCACGCCCGAGGGGAATCGGATTCTCGTCCTGCAGGTGCTTCTCCTCTTCCTCGGCGCGACGAACCACATGCAGGCTTTTCTTCCGATCCTGCCGATCTTCCTCCTCTTGTTTCTCGCCGACCGAGCGCGTCTCAAGAACCCGGCCTTCTGGGCCGTCTTCGTGATTCTCACCTCAGTGATCTACCTGCTCGATTTCTTCCTCTGGGCTGCGCCGATCGGCACCGCGGTCTTCTTTCTTGCGGCGTACCTCTCGACCCGGCCGGAACGGAAGAAGACTTTCACGCTCGCGGGGTTTCTCCTCTTCGCGGCGGTTCTCGGCTACTCCCTCTACGGATACGTGCCGATCCGAGCGGCGCTGCATCCCGCGATCAACGAGAATGACCCGGACGACTGGACCAGCTTCAAGATGTTCCTCGAACGGAAGCAGTACTCGGACAAGTCGATGTTCGAGCTGATGTTCACCCGGAAGGGGAGCTGGGCGAACCAGTTCGGGGATTTCCACCGCATCGGGTTCTGGTATCACTTGAAGACTCAATGGCTTCCCGAGCGGCTTTCCGCCCTCACGATTCTTCTCTCCGCCCTTACGCTCCTCGGGCTCTTCGCGATCTGGAGGCGAGACCGGAAGATCGGGCTCTACTTCCTCTCGATCTTCCTCTTGTTCACGATCGCGATGACGCTCTACCTCAACTTCTCCGACGGAACTCGGGGAGTGAAGCTCGAGGTCCGAGACCGCGACTATTTCTACACGCCCGGCTTCGTCCTGATCGGCTGGCTGCTGGGAGTCGGATTCGGCGCGCTTCTTGGTGCCTTGCTCGCGCGCCCCTTCGCGCGGAGGGAGCTTCGCGAGACGGTGGTCTCCGCGCTGGCGATTCTCTCTCTCGCCGTCCCGATCGGCGCCGTCCGGACGAACTACTTCACGCACGACCGGTCGAGGTTTTGGGTGGCCGAGGACCTCGCCTACAACATGCTCGTCGCGCTCGGCGAACGAGGGATTCTCTTCACCGGTGGAGACAACGACACGTTCCCCCTCTGGTATATCCAGGAGGTCCGCAACTTCCGAAAGGACGTCCGCATCGTCAATCTTTCGCTCCTCAACACTCCCTGGTATATCGACCAGTTGAAACACGATGAGCCCAAGATCAAGATCTCCCTTTCGGACGACGAGATCCAGAACCTGCGCGGATACTACCGGCCGGACGGCACGATCGTGACGATCAAGGACATCGTGATGCCGATCATCATCCGCGACAACATCGCCGACCGTCCGATCTACTACGCGATCACCGTCACGACCTCGGATCAAGAAACGGTCAAGGACAAGCTGATCCAGGAGGGGCTGGTGAAGCGGATCGACATGAGCCTCGATCAGGAATCGATCGACGTAAAGGCGATGGAGAGGAACTTCGGCGAGGGGGTCTATCGCTTCCGCGGACTCGACGATCCGACCGTCTACAAGGACCCCGACACGGTCCGGCTCCTCACGAACTACAACGCCTGCCTCTACAACCTCGCCCAGCTCTTCCAGAGGTCGGGCGAGCTCGAGAAGGCGAGGAAGTATACGGATATGATCCGATCCTTCCCGCACGACAACCTGGCGGGCCATCGCATGCTCGCGCTCCTGTCGGAAGGGATGGGCGACTGGGAGACCGCTCTCCACCACATCCGCAGGTGCTCGGATTTCGAGCCGGACGACGCCTTGAGCTACGTGAAGGAGGCGGAGTATCTGGAAGCGCTCGGGAGGAAGGAGGAGGCGGCGGACGCGATCATCCGCGCGTACGAGATGCTGCCCGACGACCGCATGGTTCTTGGAGCTCTCGTCCGCACCCTCACCGGAACCTCGAGGGAAGAGGAGATGGTCCGCTATCTGCAAGACTGGTTGGCGCGCCACCCGGAGGACGACCGGGTGAGAAGAGCCCTGGGGACGTTCCAAGGCGGTCCCGGAGACACCGGGACTCGTCCCTGACGAGTCGTTTTGGAGAGCCGCGCACCTTGTGCCGTCTGTACGGTTTCCTCGCCTCGCAGCCGACCCGGGTCGACTGCGCTCTCGTCCGCTCGCAGCAGGCGCTCGTGCGCGAACAAGGAATGGGCGGAAGGAATCGCGTTCCGGTGACCGGCTGGGGCGCGGCGGTCTTCCGGTCGGACGAAGCGATCGTCTACCGGACACCCCTCGGGACCCAAGAGAGCTTCTCCTTCGATTCGGAAGCCGCCGCGACGCCCACCCACGCGTTCGTCGCCCATGTGCGCGCCGGCTCGTCCGGCAGGGCGGACCGGCGAAACACGCAGCCGTTCGAGTTTCAAGGCTGGGTATTCGCCCATTCGGGAACGATCGAGAACTTCCTCACGCTCCGGCGGGAACTGATGGGCGAGCTAAACCCCGAGTTCCGCCGCGCGATCCAGGGAACCACCGATTCGGAACATGCTTTCTTCCTATTCCTTTCTTATCTCAAGCGCTCCGCCGGCTCCATCGGCGGAGACGCGCCGATCCACCGCATCCACGACTCGTTCCTCAAGACCGTCGCGATGCTGAACGAGATGACCGGCCGTTCCGGATCGAAGATCCGTTCCCGTCTTCTGCTTCTGGCGACGAACCGCCGCGTGATGCTCGCCTGCCGCCAGGGCGGAAAGCTCTTTCGCCTCGAGCGGGACCGCGCGGCGGTCTGTACCGTGTGCGGCGAATCGCACACGGTGATGACGGCCGAGGCTCCCTACCGCTGCGTGGCCTTCGCCACGGAGCCGATTTCCGGAGAGGATTGGACCGAGGTCCCCGAGGGCCGCGTCGTCCTCGTGGATCCGGATCTCGCCCTCACCGACAGCGTCCCGACCGCCTGATCCGGCCGGATTCGGAGTTGACCTTCCGGCCCCCCGATGCCATCATCCCGCTGCGACGCCGGCGCCCGCCGCTCGGCGGCGCGCCTGCGCGGCGAAAACGAAGGGGCTCGCGAAAGCCGGGCCGTTTTACGAGAAAGGACAGGCGAGAATCATGAAGGAATGCGAATGGTGCGGCGACGACTTCCGCGGAGAGGGAGTCCGGCTCGCGAACCACTTTTTCTGCTGTGAAGAATGCCGCGAGGAGTTCCGGAAGGACGTCTACGGCGACGCGGAGCCCGAGGATCTCGAGGCGGACGAACCCGGCCCCGAAAAGGAAGAGTAGCCGCCGCTCTCTCGACGAGAGCGCCTCGATGAGCGGCGGGCTCGTGAAAGGCCGGACGGGAAGACCGTCCGCCGCTTCCCCGAAGAGAAGACGCCCGGCGGTCCGGGTACACGACCGCCGGGCGCTCATCGCAAGGGACGGGACGTACGCTCCCGCTCTCTCCCCGTTCCGCGTTACGAAAGATAGGCGCGAAGCATCTCGCCCCGCGAGCCGGCGGCGAGCTTCTCCAGCGCCTTCTTCTTGATCTGACGAACTCTCTCCCGCGAGAGGTTCATCACCGAACCGATCTCCTCGAGATTGTAGGCTCGATCCGAGTCGATGCCGAAGTAGAGCCGAACCACCTCCGCCTCGCGTTCGGCCAGGCTCTCGATCACCTCCCGGACGTGCTCTCGCATGTGTCCCTCGACGAGCTCCGTTTCCGGCGAGAGCGCGTTCTCGTCGGGAACGTAGTCGCCGAGGCTGTTCTCTCCGTCGAAGTCCTCCGGCCCCTCGAGCGAGAGGAACCGGCTGCTGATCCCCATCAGATTGTAGACCTCGTACTCGGAGAGCCCGAGAACCTCGGCCAGCTCCGCCACGGTCGGCTCCTGATGGAACGTCTTCCAATAGTGATTCATGTACTTCGACATCTTCTGCAGCAGGATTTCCTTGTTCATCGGAAGCCGAATCGCGTGCGAGTTCTCGATCACCGCCTGCTGCATGCGCTGCTTGATCCACCACACCGCGTAAGTGGTGAACTTGAAGTTGCGCGTCTCGTCGAACTTCTTGACCGCCTTGATGAGGCCGATGTTCCCCTCGTTGACCAGATCGGAGAGAGGAAGCCCGCGGTTCATGTACTTCTTCGCGACGTACACCACGAATCGAAGGTGCGAAAGGACGAGTGTGTGCATCGCCTCCTCGTCCCCCTCGCGCGCGCGGCGCGCGAGCTCGCCCTTCTCCTTCTCCGGGACGGTCGGGATCTTCTGGATCTCCCTGAGATAGAGGGTCATTGCTCTGTCTTCTTGCGGCGGAGAGAACCGAGTCGAGTAGTTCGCCTTCATGTCACGCTCCGTCTCGTATTCGAGTCGCCGCTCGCGCGGCAGGGGCTGTTTCCTGTTCTTTCGGATCCCATCGGTTTCTCGGGCTCACCCCGCCTGGGCGGATCCGGTTTCCCCTGCGGTTTTTTCCTGGGCCGACAGGGAAGCCGCTCGCGGCGCGCTCCACGCAGCATCCGCATGGAGGCCGCGCACGAGAGCGGGCTTTCCGATCGGCCGCTCCCGCCGGCAGTTCACGCACGCTTCCTTCGGCTTCCCGGGCGCGCAATCCTTGCAGGCCTCGAGATAGAGAAGCGAGTTCTCCAGCTCGGTCTCGAGACCCTG
This genomic interval from Candidatus Eisenbacteria bacterium contains the following:
- a CDS encoding class I tRNA ligase family protein is translated as MIRLYNTMTRSVEPFEPLDSGKVGLYTCGPTVYQYAHIGNLRTYVFEDVLKRVLTEAGYEVQHVMNVTDVGHLVSDADTGDDKMEKSAAKQGKTIHEIADFYWRAFREDMRRLHVLEPDVWCKATDHITEQIDLVRRLEERGFTYRLEDGIYFDTSRLKDYGQLARLDRDGLQAGARIEMVEGKRSPTDFALWKLSPKEKKRLMEWESPWGIGFPGWHIECSAMSVRYLGDRFDIHCGGVDHIAIHHTNEIAQVEAAYGHEWVRW
- a CDS encoding RNA polymerase sigma factor RpoD/SigA yields the protein MTLYLREIQKIPTVPEKEKGELARRAREGDEEAMHTLVLSHLRFVVYVAKKYMNRGLPLSDLVNEGNIGLIKAVKKFDETRNFKFTTYAVWWIKQRMQQAVIENSHAIRLPMNKEILLQKMSKYMNHYWKTFHQEPTVAELAEVLGLSEYEVYNLMGISSRFLSLEGPEDFDGENSLGDYVPDENALSPETELVEGHMREHVREVIESLAEREAEVVRLYFGIDSDRAYNLEEIGSVMNLSRERVRQIKKKALEKLAAGSRGEMLRAYLS
- a CDS encoding class II glutamine amidotransferase, which translates into the protein MCRLYGFLASQPTRVDCALVRSQQALVREQGMGGRNRVPVTGWGAAVFRSDEAIVYRTPLGTQESFSFDSEAAATPTHAFVAHVRAGSSGRADRRNTQPFEFQGWVFAHSGTIENFLTLRRELMGELNPEFRRAIQGTTDSEHAFFLFLSYLKRSAGSIGGDAPIHRIHDSFLKTVAMLNEMTGRSGSKIRSRLLLLATNRRVMLACRQGGKLFRLERDRAAVCTVCGESHTVMTAEAPYRCVAFATEPISGEDWTEVPEGRVVLVDPDLALTDSVPTA
- a CDS encoding DUF2723 domain-containing protein, which translates into the protein MKRDNREAGGREEGAPRGETRKEPDKTTRPAEDRLDGTVTYGRRFDLLVALLVTLVSGAIYVLTTGRGSPFWDCGEFIACAYILGIPHPPGAALFVMMGRVVSLIPFGDTAFLLNLFSSVSSALAVGFAALALARVLRRISGHERTAIDSVAIYAGVVLGSLAMAFGSTYWYNAVEAEVYGLTLLLISILVWLTLVWAERARTPEGNRILVLQVLLLFLGATNHMQAFLPILPIFLLLFLADRARLKNPAFWAVFVILTSVIYLLDFFLWAAPIGTAVFFLAAYLSTRPERKKTFTLAGFLLFAAVLGYSLYGYVPIRAALHPAINENDPDDWTSFKMFLERKQYSDKSMFELMFTRKGSWANQFGDFHRIGFWYHLKTQWLPERLSALTILLSALTLLGLFAIWRRDRKIGLYFLSIFLLFTIAMTLYLNFSDGTRGVKLEVRDRDYFYTPGFVLIGWLLGVGFGALLGALLARPFARRELRETVVSALAILSLAVPIGAVRTNYFTHDRSRFWVAEDLAYNMLVALGERGILFTGGDNDTFPLWYIQEVRNFRKDVRIVNLSLLNTPWYIDQLKHDEPKIKISLSDDEIQNLRGYYRPDGTIVTIKDIVMPIIIRDNIADRPIYYAITVTTSDQETVKDKLIQEGLVKRIDMSLDQESIDVKAMERNFGEGVYRFRGLDDPTVYKDPDTVRLLTNYNACLYNLAQLFQRSGELEKARKYTDMIRSFPHDNLAGHRMLALLSEGMGDWETALHHIRRCSDFEPDDALSYVKEAEYLEALGRKEEAADAIIRAYEMLPDDRMVLGALVRTLTGTSREEEMVRYLQDWLARHPEDDRVRRALGTFQGGPGDTGTRP